One window of Lemur catta isolate mLemCat1 chromosome 3, mLemCat1.pri, whole genome shotgun sequence genomic DNA carries:
- the FABP3 gene encoding fatty acid-binding protein, heart — protein sequence MVDAFLGTWKLVDSKNFDDYMKSIGVGFATRQVANMTKPTTIIEKNGDTIILKTQSTFKNTEISFKLGVEFDETTADDRKVKSIVTLDGGKLVHVQKWNGQETTLVRELSDGKLILTLTHGSAVCTRTYEKEA from the exons ATGGTGGACGCCTTCCTGGGCACCTGGAAACTAGTGGACAGCAAGAATTTCGATGACTACATGAAGTCAATCG GGGTGGGTTTTGCTACCAGGCAGGTGGCCAACATGACCAAGCCTACCACAATCATTGAAAAGAATGGGGACACTATCATCCTAAAGACGCAGAGCACCTTCAAGAACACAGAGATCAGCTTTAAGCTAGGGGTGGAGTTTGATGAGACAACAGCAGATGACAGGAAGGTCAAG TCCATTGTGACACTGGATGGAGGCAAACTTGTTCACGTGCAGAAGTGGAACGGGCAAGAGACAACACTTGTGCGGGAGCTAAGTGATGGGAAACTTATTCTG ACGCTCACCCACGGCAGCGCAGTTTGCACTCGCACTTACGAGAAAGAGGCATGA